The nucleotide window CATCAAAGTCGACGGATTCATCAATATGCGAGATCACATCAAAAAAGACGATTCTCTTAGCCAGTATTTTTCCGAAGAATTCTAAGTCGACATCCTCGCCGGGGGTATTGACGTGGATATAGGATTTGGTGGTGTAAATGACTGCATGTAATTCGCCGAATAGCGGGAGATAGCAAAACTTGTTGTTACCCATTGGGTAGATTTGCAGGTCGATGGGCTTTTCACCGACGTTGTCGATATTGCCATAACGTAAATCAATTGTTCCCTCAACATAGATGCGAGTTGGTCCCGTCACCGTAATTGTTGAGTCGTTGAATAGTGACATTTCGGTAAAGTAGTAAGTCCCAGGCGGTAACGTAATTGAATCGGGGGCGCCTGGTTCGCTGCTTCCAAGCTGAAACTTTTGATTGTCTAAAAGTTCTACACCATTATTGCTTTGATCAAGCAGTGAGTTGTTATTCTGATTGGCTGCGTTTCCGGGGTTAATGTCAGAAAATACAAGTTCGTTTTGGAACGCGATGAAATCACCGGAGACTTGCCATGCGGCCACCGATGGGGTCACGGCATCTTCCCACCATTTCGCATCGCCGTTGATAAACGTGTTACCCCTTAGTCTCAGCACCCCATTGGTACAAATGTCACCGTTGTTGCTCGCGTTCCACGAACCGTATTCACCTTGGCCTGAGTCGTAGCTGTCAGTGAAGGTGAAGTGACCAGAGATTCGATCATTAAAGTAGATTTTCAAAAGTCCGATGATGCCTCCGCAGGATGCACGATCCCGTCTGGCGACGGCGGAGGCCATCACACTTGCATTGTTCGTGCCGATCACCGGTGCAAAAAATAACCGAATGGAATTCCCGCGTTCAGCGGTGCGGTGGCATGTGACTCTAACGGCATCCAGGGTGGTATTGTCGCCCTCGGGAACGACCGTGAAGAGAGCCGTTTCTTCATCCCAAGTGCCAATCTCGATGTCCTCGGCACTAACCAGCGGAGTGCCCAATCCACTTGTGTTATTTTTCTCAGCCCATTCGATTGCGGCGGCAATCGCTAATTCTCGGTTGGGCAGCGCACGAGCAGCGGACAACGCAGCCGCATCAGCCGCATTTTGTAAATTGCTTTCCGCGACAGCCAGTTGACCGAAATCGATTGAAAACGCCAAGAAGGCAATGACGATAATCAGGCAAAACGCCGCGAGGATGGCGATCGCGCCACGGCGATTCGCTTTGTGCCTAGGTTTCAACATTACTTATTCGTGCTCGAGAATACAGGAAGAGCTGAGGATTGAGTTGGACATCATGTTCGCGTAGAATCCCGCACCCGCTTTCGAGTAGGGGATACTGATGGTGACCGAAATTTCGTCCCCCTCTTCGCCTTCGGATAAGTCGATATTCGCATTTTGATTCAAGAATATTTCTACCGTAACATCTGTCTCGGCTACGTTTAGAGTTTGGGAAATCCATGCCTTTGCCTTTTGTGAGACGTCGGCACTGGTGGATCCGGTTACGATGGCGGAACGTGCAGCGCGGCGCGTCGCCATCGAAAGCATATGTTCAATACGAAACGCCTGCCCAAATTCGATGACTCCGGCGAGCAGCAATAGGAAGAGCGGTGCGATGAGGGCAAATTCAACAGCCGCAGCGCCTCGGTACGCTCTTTTTTTTTCTCTCAATCGTCTTCGTGTCGAGCAATCAAGCATGAACGCTTTCTCCGTCTTGAGGACAAGCATCCAACGAGGTAACTGCGTCGAAAGAAGATTCTGACTCTTGAACTCGCTTCGCGATGCGATTGAAGTCGATAGCAAGATCCTTCCAGAAGTCGTTTTCGCGAAAATCAATTGGCGCGACTTGTCGACCCTCTGCGAGATCGTGCATGCCTTGCCGTAATCGCATCATTGGCCCAGCGAAACGATTTGTAAGTTTACATAAGTCGCGGAGGAAGATCGGCGCGAGCGCTAAAAACGCCAAAGCGGTCGGACCGTGTCGCCTGATCATGTTTCCCGCTGCTTCTTCGGGTGGGCCCACGAGGAGTTCCACAAAATAAAGAAAAGCCCC belongs to Pirellulaceae bacterium and includes:
- a CDS encoding pilus assembly protein TadG-related protein; this translates as MLKPRHKANRRGAIAILAAFCLIIVIAFLAFSIDFGQLAVAESNLQNAADAAALSAARALPNRELAIAAAIEWAEKNNTSGLGTPLVSAEDIEIGTWDEETALFTVVPEGDNTTLDAVRVTCHRTAERGNSIRLFFAPVIGTNNASVMASAVARRDRASCGGIIGLLKIYFNDRISGHFTFTDSYDSGQGEYGSWNASNNGDICTNGVLRLRGNTFINGDAKWWEDAVTPSVAAWQVSGDFIAFQNELVFSDINPGNAANQNNNSLLDQSNNGVELLDNQKFQLGSSEPGAPDSITLPPGTYYFTEMSLFNDSTITVTGPTRIYVEGTIDLRYGNIDNVGEKPIDLQIYPMGNNKFCYLPLFGELHAVIYTTKSYIHVNTPGEDVDLEFFGKILAKRIVFFDVISHIDESVDFDDLEAGKAQHGTSGISLVQ
- a CDS encoding TadE/TadG family type IV pilus assembly protein, with amino-acid sequence MLDCSTRRRLREKKRAYRGAAAVEFALIAPLFLLLLAGVIEFGQAFRIEHMLSMATRRAARSAIVTGSTSADVSQKAKAWISQTLNVAETDVTVEIFLNQNANIDLSEGEEGDEISVTISIPYSKAGAGFYANMMSNSILSSSCILEHE